From one Brevibacterium sp. 'Marine' genomic stretch:
- a CDS encoding CsbD family protein yields MGVDDKFENKAEDLGGRAKETVGDVTGDDELKAEGATDQLKAKAKDVGESVKDLGATVKDKFSK; encoded by the coding sequence ATGGGTGTTGACGACAAGTTCGAGAACAAGGCCGAAGATCTCGGCGGTCGTGCCAAGGAGACCGTCGGTGATGTGACCGGTGATGACGAACTCAAGGCCGAAGGCGCCACCGATCAGCTCAAGGCCAAGGCCAAGGATGTCGGCGAGTCCGTCAAGGACCTCGGCGCAACGGTCAAGGACAAATTCTCGAAGTGA
- a CDS encoding MazG nucleotide pyrophosphohydrolase domain-containing protein, translating to MGERDEQSSVEQGTDWTGPGPGQVEPRLQAVIDAMATLRRRCPWSSRQDHQSLEKYAREETDELIDALEEFTTEPTPENRAAVIEELGDVFYQVLFHSALLDESSGHAYGHSLGAIIDGLEAKLIRRHPLAFTDDSGDEMASLDEVEREYRRIKAEEKAAVRDEGRTP from the coding sequence GTGGGTGAACGTGACGAGCAGAGCTCGGTCGAACAGGGAACGGACTGGACTGGGCCGGGGCCGGGACAGGTCGAACCGCGACTGCAAGCGGTGATCGACGCGATGGCGACTCTGCGGCGACGCTGCCCCTGGTCGAGCCGGCAGGATCACCAGAGCCTGGAGAAATACGCTCGGGAGGAGACCGACGAACTCATCGACGCTCTCGAAGAATTCACGACAGAACCCACTCCTGAGAACCGGGCGGCCGTCATCGAAGAGCTCGGCGACGTGTTCTACCAGGTGCTCTTCCACTCCGCCCTGCTCGATGAGAGCAGCGGGCACGCATACGGGCACAGCCTCGGCGCCATCATCGATGGCCTCGAGGCCAAACTCATCCGTCGTCATCCCCTGGCGTTCACCGATGATTCCGGGGACGAGATGGCATCGTTGGACGAGGTCGAACGCGAGTACCGTCGGATCAAAGCAGAGGAGAAGGCCGCGGTGCGGGACGAGGGCAGAACCCCATGA
- a CDS encoding tyrosine-protein phosphatase: MSLERLAIEGTFNFRDLGGPATEAGEHRVRSGKVFRADGLAQLSDRGRADIGGLGIGTVIDLRDIGERAKLPDALDGLDVRLIELPVFDDHFFPSRPLSREEMEAAAEATGMDLRDRSLGRIYELMIVHFGHRLAAAVDLIAEHCTEGVVFHCSAGKDRTGVIGAFLLDLLGVGRQEIVAEYAITSTHLSGGFLEAITRNFSDAGISGNLAQTATAAPPELMHEVLDRIAAEHGAASAKDGGVPGGVEAYLLAHGMDPATPERLRHCLLESESNRGSDRG; the protein is encoded by the coding sequence ATGAGTCTGGAGAGACTCGCGATCGAAGGCACCTTCAATTTCCGTGACCTCGGAGGACCCGCCACCGAGGCAGGGGAGCATCGAGTGCGATCCGGGAAGGTGTTCCGTGCTGACGGTCTGGCGCAGCTGAGCGATCGGGGGCGTGCGGACATCGGCGGACTCGGCATCGGCACAGTCATCGATCTGCGTGATATCGGCGAGCGGGCGAAGCTGCCCGATGCGCTCGATGGACTCGACGTCCGTCTTATCGAGCTGCCTGTCTTCGACGATCATTTCTTCCCCAGCCGACCGCTGAGCAGGGAAGAGATGGAAGCCGCCGCCGAGGCGACCGGAATGGATCTGCGCGACCGGAGCCTCGGCCGCATCTACGAACTCATGATCGTCCACTTCGGCCACCGACTGGCAGCCGCCGTCGATCTGATCGCCGAACACTGCACCGAAGGCGTGGTTTTCCACTGCTCTGCCGGGAAGGATCGCACCGGCGTGATCGGAGCGTTCCTGCTCGACCTCCTCGGCGTGGGACGACAGGAGATCGTCGCCGAATACGCCATCACCTCCACCCATCTGTCCGGGGGTTTCTTGGAAGCGATCACCCGGAACTTCTCCGATGCCGGGATCTCCGGCAACCTCGCCCAGACCGCCACCGCTGCTCCTCCCGAACTCATGCACGAGGTCCTCGATCGGATCGCAGCCGAGCACGGGGCCGCCTCGGCGAAGGACGGGGGAGTGCCAGGGGGAGTCGAAGCCTATCTGCTCGCGCACGGGATGGACCCGGCGACGCCCGAACGACTGCGGCACTGCCTGCTCGAGTCCGAGTCCAACCGGGGCTCGGACCGAGGGTGA
- the eno gene encoding phosphopyruvate hydratase has protein sequence MAEIVAANAREILDSRGNPTVEVEVLLADESVGRAGVPSGASTGEFEAVELRDGDPERYLGKGVTQAVDGVVDEIHEVIVGLESDDQRLVDQALIDLDGTDNKSRIGANAMLGTSLAVARAAAVSADLPLYRYLGGPNAHVMPVPMMNILNGGSHADSNVDIQEFMIAPIGAASFHEALQWSVEVYHALKGVLKERGLSTGLGDEGGFAPNLDSNAAALDLIIEAIDIAGHRPGRDIAVALDVASSEFYSDGAYEFEGGKKSAEEMAAYYEELLAKYPLVSIEDPLDENDWDGWATLTETIGSKVQLVGDDLFVTNPERLQRGIDNATANSLLVKVNQIGTLTETLDAVSLAQTNGYTTMISHRSGETEDTTIADLAVATNAGQIKAGAPARSERVAKYNQLLRIEEQLGDAARYAGRSAFPRFEA, from the coding sequence GTGGCCGAGATCGTTGCCGCAAACGCCCGTGAAATCCTGGATTCCCGGGGAAATCCCACCGTCGAGGTGGAAGTGCTGTTGGCCGATGAGTCCGTCGGTCGCGCCGGAGTTCCCTCCGGTGCCTCCACCGGTGAGTTCGAAGCCGTGGAGCTGCGCGACGGAGACCCCGAGCGCTACCTGGGCAAGGGCGTCACCCAGGCCGTCGACGGTGTCGTCGACGAAATCCATGAAGTCATCGTCGGACTCGAAAGCGACGATCAGCGTCTCGTCGACCAAGCGCTCATCGACCTCGACGGCACCGACAACAAGTCCCGCATCGGCGCGAACGCGATGCTCGGCACCTCGCTGGCCGTAGCCCGCGCAGCAGCGGTCTCGGCCGATCTGCCTCTCTACCGCTACCTGGGCGGACCGAATGCGCATGTCATGCCCGTGCCGATGATGAACATCCTCAACGGCGGATCCCATGCCGACTCGAACGTCGACATCCAGGAATTCATGATCGCCCCGATCGGCGCCGCCAGCTTCCACGAAGCGCTGCAGTGGAGCGTCGAGGTCTACCACGCGCTCAAAGGCGTGCTCAAGGAACGCGGACTCTCGACCGGGCTCGGCGACGAGGGCGGATTCGCTCCGAACCTCGACTCGAACGCCGCTGCACTCGACCTCATCATCGAGGCCATCGACATCGCCGGCCACCGTCCCGGACGCGATATCGCCGTGGCCCTCGACGTGGCGTCTTCGGAGTTCTACTCCGACGGAGCCTATGAGTTCGAAGGCGGCAAGAAGTCCGCTGAGGAGATGGCCGCCTACTACGAAGAGCTGTTGGCGAAGTACCCGCTCGTGTCGATCGAGGACCCCCTCGACGAGAACGACTGGGACGGCTGGGCGACCCTGACCGAGACGATCGGTTCGAAGGTCCAGCTCGTCGGCGACGACCTGTTCGTGACCAACCCCGAGCGTCTGCAGCGCGGAATCGACAACGCCACGGCGAACTCGCTGCTGGTCAAGGTCAACCAGATCGGCACCCTGACCGAGACCCTCGACGCTGTGTCTCTGGCTCAGACGAACGGCTACACCACGATGATCTCGCACCGTTCCGGCGAAACCGAGGACACGACGATCGCCGACCTGGCCGTGGCGACCAACGCCGGTCAGATCAAGGCCGGTGCGCCGGCCCGGTCCGAGCGCGTCGCGAAGTACAACCAGCTGCTGCGCATCGAAGAGCAGCTCGGCGATGCCGCACGCTACGCGGGCCGCAGCGCCTTCCCGCGCTTCGAAGCCTGA